One genomic window of Ilyobacter polytropus DSM 2926 includes the following:
- a CDS encoding 4Fe-4S binding protein codes for MGKGIVTFNEERCKGCGLCTVNCPVNIVFLQKNKINSKGYNPAGVTDPDKCIGCGNCAIMCPDLVIRVKKI; via the coding sequence ATGGGAAAAGGTATCGTTACTTTTAATGAGGAACGCTGTAAAGGATGCGGACTCTGTACCGTAAATTGCCCGGTAAACATTGTATTTCTTCAAAAGAACAAGATTAACTCCAAAGGATATAATCCTGCGGGGGTAACTGACCCTGATAAATGCATCGGATGTGGAAACTGTGCAATAATGTGTCCTGACCTTGTAATAAGAGTAAAGAAAATTTAA
- the rsxE gene encoding electron transport complex subunit RsxE, whose protein sequence is MGKKEMKILTQGLIKENPVFVLLLGLCPTLGVTSSAINGLAMGLATMAVLVCSNSIISAVKKIIPDKVRIPAYIMVIASLVTIVEMVMKAYVPALYAVLGLFIPLIVVNCIVLGRAESFAAKNGVFLSFLDGVGTGLGFALALTLLGGIREILGNGSLFNISFIPEGFSPALIFILAPGAFITIGCIIATQNYIKIRKSEKIQNSVEV, encoded by the coding sequence ATGGGTAAAAAAGAGATGAAAATACTCACTCAGGGACTCATAAAAGAGAATCCTGTATTCGTGTTACTTTTAGGATTATGTCCTACACTTGGAGTCACAAGCTCGGCAATAAACGGTCTGGCAATGGGTCTGGCAACAATGGCTGTACTTGTGTGTTCAAACAGTATAATATCAGCAGTAAAAAAGATTATTCCGGACAAGGTAAGAATCCCGGCATATATAATGGTAATAGCTTCACTGGTTACTATAGTAGAGATGGTAATGAAAGCCTATGTACCTGCACTTTATGCAGTACTTGGACTTTTTATTCCTCTTATAGTTGTTAACTGTATAGTTTTGGGAAGAGCAGAAAGTTTTGCTGCTAAAAATGGAGTTTTTCTATCTTTTCTAGATGGAGTAGGAACAGGTTTAGGATTTGCTTTAGCACTCACACTTCTTGGAGGAATAAGGGAGATACTTGGAAACGGATCATTGTTTAATATTTCATTTATTCCTGAAGGATTTAGTCCTGCACTTATATTCATACTAGCTCCTGGAGCCTTTATAACTATAGGATGTATAATCGCAACACAGAACTATATAAAGATTAGAAAAAGCGAGAAAATCCAGAATAGTGTGGAGGTGTAA
- a CDS encoding thiamine pyrophosphate-dependent enzyme: MEIVFKKTKGLTDAVTHYCPGCTHGIIHRLVGEVLEELGVLDKSIGVASVGCSALSYKYFNCDMQAGPHGRAPALATGIKRVNSDCTVFTYQGDGDLASIGCAEIIHAALRGENFTTIFVNNAVYGMTGGQMAPTTLIDQKSTTSPYGRDKTIHGMPIKMSEILATLDRAVYVVRVSVHDPKHVREAKKAIKKAFELQIKGEGFTIVEVLSTCPTNWGMTPIEALDWLKDNMIPYYPLGVIKSPEKEED, from the coding sequence ATGGAAATTGTTTTCAAAAAGACAAAAGGGCTAACAGATGCAGTAACTCACTACTGTCCTGGATGTACTCACGGAATTATACACCGGCTTGTAGGAGAAGTTTTAGAGGAACTTGGAGTATTAGACAAAAGTATAGGGGTGGCCTCTGTAGGCTGCTCTGCACTCTCATACAAATACTTCAATTGCGATATGCAGGCTGGTCCCCACGGAAGAGCACCTGCTCTGGCAACTGGAATCAAAAGGGTCAATTCAGATTGTACTGTATTCACCTACCAAGGAGACGGAGATCTGGCATCTATCGGGTGTGCAGAGATAATCCATGCCGCCTTAAGAGGTGAGAACTTTACAACAATTTTTGTAAATAACGCTGTCTACGGAATGACCGGAGGACAGATGGCACCTACTACTCTAATAGATCAAAAATCCACCACCTCTCCCTATGGAAGAGACAAAACAATACACGGTATGCCTATCAAGATGTCTGAGATTCTAGCTACTCTAGACAGGGCTGTCTATGTAGTGAGAGTTTCTGTCCACGATCCCAAGCACGTAAGGGAGGCTAAAAAAGCTATAAAAAAAGCCTTTGAACTTCAGATAAAAGGAGAGGGATTTACCATTGTAGAAGTTCTTTCTACATGTCCTACAAACTGGGGTATGACCCCTATAGAGGCTCTCGACTGGTTAAAAGATAATATGATCCCTTACTATCCTTTAGGGGTTATAAAATCTCCTGAAAAGGAGGAGGATTAA
- the rsxA gene encoding electron transport complex subunit RsxA encodes MDLGNLFSIVVGAIFINNFIFAKFLGICPFMGVSKKVESSIGMGMAVAFVMTLASAVTWIVYKFLLVPYGLEYLQTIAFILIIASLVQFVEMAIQKTSPHLYKALGVFLPLITTNCAVLGVAILNIQEGFNFIETVVNGFAGAIGFTLALVLLAGIRERLEYADVPRPFQGVPIAFISAGLLAMAFMGFSGMQI; translated from the coding sequence GTGGATTTAGGAAATTTATTTTCAATAGTTGTTGGTGCAATATTTATAAATAACTTTATCTTTGCCAAATTCCTAGGTATCTGTCCTTTTATGGGAGTATCTAAAAAAGTAGAATCATCCATAGGAATGGGTATGGCAGTTGCCTTTGTTATGACTCTGGCCTCTGCAGTTACTTGGATAGTTTATAAGTTTTTATTGGTTCCTTATGGACTTGAGTATTTACAGACGATAGCATTTATTTTGATAATAGCTTCCCTTGTACAGTTTGTAGAGATGGCTATTCAAAAGACATCTCCTCATCTGTATAAAGCTCTGGGAGTATTTTTGCCACTTATAACTACAAACTGTGCTGTACTAGGGGTTGCAATTCTGAATATTCAAGAAGGATTCAACTTTATTGAAACAGTGGTAAACGGTTTTGCAGGTGCAATAGGATTTACTCTTGCTCTTGTTTTGTTGGCAGGAATAAGAGAAAGACTGGAATATGCTGACGTACCTAGACCTTTTCAAGGAGTACCGATAGCATTTATATCGGCAGGACTTCTTGCAATGGCGTTTATGGGATTCAGTGGAATGCAAATCTAG
- a CDS encoding 2-oxoacid:acceptor oxidoreductase family protein has protein sequence MTEKIICAGFGGQGVMVLGKLIAYAGMLHDRQVSWLPSYGPEMRGGTANCHVILSEKPIGSPIVSGDADFAIVMNKPSLDKFESSLVPGGRLLVNSSLISDKASRDDIEVYYIPANEIASECGIEKDSNLVMLGAYLELTNLIKEKEIIEAFTKVFDNEKAKLIPLHKKALEKGAESLKI, from the coding sequence ATGACCGAAAAAATAATCTGTGCAGGCTTTGGAGGTCAAGGTGTAATGGTTCTTGGAAAATTGATAGCATATGCAGGAATGCTCCATGACAGACAGGTATCCTGGCTGCCATCTTATGGTCCCGAGATGAGAGGAGGAACAGCCAATTGTCACGTCATTCTTTCAGAAAAACCAATTGGTTCCCCTATAGTTTCTGGAGATGCAGACTTTGCTATTGTTATGAATAAACCCTCTCTAGACAAGTTTGAGTCTTCCCTTGTTCCAGGAGGAAGGCTCTTGGTAAACAGTTCCCTTATATCTGACAAGGCTAGCCGAGATGATATAGAGGTGTATTATATCCCTGCAAATGAAATCGCATCTGAATGCGGTATCGAAAAAGACTCCAACCTTGTTATGTTAGGGGCATATCTAGAGTTGACAAACTTAATAAAAGAAAAAGAGATTATCGAAGCCTTTACAAAGGTTTTTGACAATGAAAAAGCAAAGCTTATTCCTCTACATAAAAAAGCTCTTGAAAAGGGAGCTGAATCTTTGAAAATTTAA
- a CDS encoding RnfABCDGE type electron transport complex subunit B, which produces MEAILIPVLILGGIGLFMGLFLAFASKKFEVEVNPNVEKIMEVLPGINCGACGFPGCAGYAEAIALEGAEITSCAPGGTAVVESIGKIMGLTADTGGEKMVARVLCQGDNTRTNKLYDFDVELKSCATAMLYFGGDKSCWHSCLGYGDCAAVCPVDAITITDKGVAVINEDKCVSCEKCVKECPKRVISMTPQSQKVTVLCSSREKGAVARKNCSVACIGCGVCVRACPVDAIDLNNNLAKIDPEKCIQCGLCAIKCPTNAITSEVKEIKKAEIIEEKCIGCTACARVCPVDAIEGEVKQKHKVIEEKCIGCQLCYEKCKFGAIKINVTEKKDI; this is translated from the coding sequence ATGGAAGCAATATTAATACCAGTTTTGATATTGGGAGGGATAGGACTTTTTATGGGACTTTTCCTGGCCTTTGCATCAAAGAAATTTGAGGTAGAAGTCAACCCCAATGTTGAAAAAATAATGGAAGTTCTCCCGGGAATAAACTGTGGAGCATGTGGTTTTCCTGGATGTGCAGGTTATGCTGAAGCAATAGCTCTAGAAGGAGCAGAAATAACTTCATGTGCCCCAGGAGGGACGGCAGTTGTAGAGTCTATTGGTAAAATAATGGGTCTAACTGCAGATACTGGTGGGGAAAAAATGGTAGCTAGAGTACTCTGTCAGGGTGATAACACAAGAACAAACAAATTATATGATTTTGACGTTGAACTTAAAAGTTGTGCAACAGCTATGCTGTATTTTGGAGGAGACAAATCGTGCTGGCACTCATGTTTAGGATATGGAGATTGTGCTGCAGTATGTCCTGTAGATGCAATAACCATAACAGATAAGGGTGTGGCTGTAATAAATGAAGATAAGTGTGTGTCATGTGAGAAGTGTGTCAAAGAGTGCCCGAAAAGGGTGATATCTATGACTCCACAAAGTCAAAAGGTCACAGTATTGTGTTCTTCAAGAGAAAAGGGTGCAGTAGCTAGAAAGAACTGTAGCGTAGCTTGTATAGGGTGCGGTGTATGTGTCAGAGCTTGTCCTGTAGATGCCATAGACTTAAATAACAACCTGGCTAAAATAGATCCTGAAAAATGTATTCAGTGTGGACTATGTGCAATTAAGTGTCCAACTAATGCAATAACAAGCGAAGTAAAAGAGATAAAAAAAGCTGAGATAATCGAAGAAAAATGTATTGGCTGTACAGCCTGTGCAAGAGTGTGTCCTGTCGATGCAATAGAGGGCGAGGTAAAGCAAAAGCACAAGGTAATCGAAGAAAAATGTATTGGGTGTCAGCTTTGCTATGAAAAATGTAAATTTGGGGCAATAAAAATAAACGTTACTGAGAAAAAAGATATTTAA
- a CDS encoding 3-methyl-2-oxobutanoate dehydrogenase subunit VorB, translating into MSKVLMKGNEAMAAAAIKAGCKFFFGYPITPQNEIPEYMSRNLPLAGGTFVQAESEIAAINMVYGAAGSGARVMTSSSSPGISLKQEGISYIAGAELPCLIINVMRAGPGLGGIQPAQADYFQAVKGGGHGDYHLPVFAPASIQEAVDLIPTAFEVADRYRTPVMLLADGMIGQMMEAVEFKDLPQKTTVEKKWATTGTRGKREPNIITSLDLDSHRLEKHILEIKKKMDLICEKECRWEEYNIEDADIVAVAYGTTSRILKSAVEKLKNEGINVGILRPITLFPFPYHVLENLPEKVKAVLTVEMSTGQMVEDVRLGVNGRLPVHFFGRTGGVIPTPQEIIDKVYEILGGGQ; encoded by the coding sequence ATGTCAAAAGTCTTAATGAAAGGTAATGAGGCAATGGCTGCAGCAGCTATAAAGGCAGGGTGTAAATTCTTTTTCGGATATCCTATCACACCGCAAAATGAAATACCTGAATATATGTCAAGAAATCTTCCCTTAGCAGGAGGTACATTTGTTCAGGCAGAGTCTGAAATTGCAGCTATAAACATGGTCTATGGGGCTGCCGGTTCTGGAGCCAGAGTTATGACATCTTCCTCTTCTCCAGGAATATCTCTAAAACAAGAGGGCATATCCTATATTGCCGGTGCAGAACTCCCCTGTCTTATCATAAATGTTATGAGGGCTGGACCTGGTTTAGGTGGAATACAGCCTGCTCAGGCCGACTATTTTCAGGCTGTAAAAGGCGGAGGACACGGAGATTATCACCTCCCTGTTTTTGCCCCTGCAAGCATCCAAGAAGCTGTTGATCTCATCCCTACAGCCTTTGAAGTGGCCGATAGGTACAGAACCCCTGTCATGTTATTGGCAGACGGTATGATCGGACAGATGATGGAGGCTGTTGAGTTTAAAGACTTACCCCAAAAGACTACTGTTGAAAAAAAATGGGCCACTACAGGTACAAGGGGAAAAAGGGAACCCAATATAATCACATCTTTAGACCTCGATTCTCATAGGCTGGAAAAACACATTTTGGAAATCAAAAAAAAGATGGATCTTATATGTGAAAAAGAGTGCAGATGGGAAGAGTATAATATAGAAGATGCCGATATTGTTGCGGTAGCTTATGGTACCACCTCTAGAATTTTGAAAAGTGCCGTTGAAAAATTAAAAAATGAAGGTATAAATGTGGGAATTTTAAGACCTATAACACTTTTCCCCTTCCCTTATCATGTGCTAGAAAATCTCCCTGAAAAAGTCAAGGCTGTCTTAACAGTTGAAATGAGTACCGGGCAGATGGTAGAAGATGTGAGGTTAGGTGTAAATGGACGTCTTCCTGTTCATTTTTTCGGAAGGACAGGAGGAGTGATACCTACTCCTCAGGAGATAATAGACAAGGTTTATGAGATTCTTGGAGGTGGGCAGTGA
- a CDS encoding Na+/H+ antiporter NhaC family protein, with product MDILLGMAFIFILLIFSVINKIFIGYPLFIALFVFSLLSIKRGYGARDVLKMIFDGGKKSFIVLQVFSLIGILTSLWISAGTIPTIVYYGIKFMNPNFFIIYTFFIVSSVSLLLETSFGTVSTIGMAIIVMAKAGNINLAIVTGAIMSGAYFGDRCSPMSSSAILVANLTETDLYTNIKNMLKTEIFPLIASAFFYLILSLDNPIAFTHENIGESMREVFSIGLIPLIPAAIIFGASLLKVNVKKSMSISILSAVFISILVQSYTPLEVINFSFFGFKLENSVKIGNILNRGGIISMIKAGIVVFISCSLAGIFHKTAMLEKFNKISLKSKNRFQLFSCTAITSVLTGIFGCSQTISIVLTEQFLKDAYKKLGFTREKLALDIENTAVMIAPLIPWNIAAFVPTETLKVNFYSYIPYAFYLYFVPISSLLVFKFQNYKLKLKENIV from the coding sequence ATGGATATTTTGCTAGGTATGGCTTTTATTTTTATACTTTTGATATTTTCTGTTATAAATAAGATATTCATCGGATACCCTCTGTTTATAGCTCTTTTTGTTTTTTCCCTTCTGTCTATTAAAAGGGGATATGGTGCAAGGGATGTCCTAAAAATGATTTTTGACGGTGGTAAGAAATCATTTATTGTTCTCCAGGTTTTTTCTCTTATTGGTATTCTGACTTCTCTATGGATATCTGCAGGGACCATACCGACCATTGTTTATTATGGAATAAAGTTTATGAATCCCAACTTTTTTATTATTTACACTTTTTTCATTGTCTCCTCTGTATCACTACTTTTAGAGACCTCCTTTGGTACTGTGAGCACGATAGGGATGGCGATAATTGTGATGGCAAAAGCCGGCAATATAAATCTCGCAATAGTGACAGGCGCTATTATGTCTGGGGCATATTTTGGAGACAGATGTTCTCCTATGTCATCTAGTGCTATTTTGGTTGCCAATCTCACAGAAACAGACCTCTATACCAACATAAAAAATATGCTCAAAACAGAAATTTTTCCCCTGATCGCTTCAGCGTTTTTTTATTTGATTTTGTCCTTAGACAACCCTATCGCCTTCACTCATGAAAACATAGGCGAAAGTATGAGGGAGGTTTTCAGCATAGGTTTGATTCCTCTGATTCCAGCGGCAATAATCTTTGGTGCTTCTCTGTTAAAAGTAAATGTTAAAAAATCCATGAGTATAAGTATCCTTTCAGCTGTTTTTATATCCATTTTAGTCCAAAGCTATACCCCTTTAGAGGTTATAAATTTTTCTTTTTTCGGATTTAAATTAGAAAACAGTGTTAAAATAGGAAATATTTTAAATCGTGGAGGAATAATTTCCATGATAAAGGCAGGAATAGTCGTTTTCATCTCTTGCTCCTTAGCCGGAATATTCCACAAAACAGCAATGCTTGAAAAATTCAATAAAATATCCCTTAAATCTAAAAATAGATTTCAGCTGTTTTCATGCACAGCTATAACAAGCGTCCTAACAGGAATATTCGGATGCAGTCAAACTATATCCATTGTACTCACAGAACAATTTTTAAAAGACGCCTATAAAAAACTAGGGTTCACCAGGGAAAAATTAGCCTTAGACATAGAAAATACAGCAGTTATGATAGCTCCCCTGATTCCGTGGAATATCGCTGCCTTTGTGCCAACGGAGACTTTAAAAGTTAATTTTTATTCTTATATTCCCTATGCATTTTATCTTTATTTTGTGCCAATAAGCAGTTTACTGGTATTTAAATTTCAAAACTATAAATTGAAACTCAAAGAAAACATAGTTTAA
- a CDS encoding RidA family protein: MGKKVINTEKAPAALGPYSQAIEVNGMLFVSGQIPFVPETMTCISDDVQEQTKQALENVKAVLEEAGYSLKDVVKVGVFIKNMDDFAKINEVYNEYLGDVKPARACVEVARLPKDVKVEIEVIAVKG; encoded by the coding sequence ATGGGGAAAAAAGTAATAAACACAGAAAAGGCACCTGCGGCTTTAGGACCGTATTCGCAGGCTATAGAGGTTAATGGTATGTTGTTTGTATCAGGTCAGATTCCATTTGTTCCAGAAACTATGACTTGTATTTCTGACGATGTACAAGAGCAGACAAAACAAGCTCTAGAAAACGTAAAGGCTGTTTTAGAAGAAGCTGGATATTCCTTGAAAGATGTTGTAAAAGTAGGAGTTTTTATAAAAAATATGGATGATTTTGCAAAGATAAATGAAGTTTATAATGAGTATTTAGGAGATGTAAAACCTGCGAGGGCATGTGTTGAAGTTGCCAGGCTACCTAAAGATGTAAAAGTTGAAATAGAGGTAATAGCTGTAAAAGGTTAG